A window from Leptospira meyeri encodes these proteins:
- a CDS encoding MlaE family ABC transporter permease, which yields MKRIYSKTLEPFLYAVGYTVLLLFRAAGQSHHLYFKRKEILEQMFIAGVGSLFVVSIVSVFTGMILGLNTGLGLRDFGAEGQIGLLLTITLTREMSPFMTSLILAASVGSAMAAEIGTMKVSEEIDALEVMSISPIRYLVLPRIVGFSIMVPVLCVYSAALGILGGGIVGHFQLGIDMISYFQDVYYRISSVPGLKDLYVGLLKGYVFGLSISTISCSQGLRTEGGAIGVGQTTRKAVVTSFLMVIFSGYVLTALFYK from the coding sequence ATGAAACGTATTTATTCCAAAACCTTGGAACCTTTTCTCTACGCCGTTGGTTACACTGTCCTTCTTCTATTTCGCGCTGCAGGACAATCTCACCACCTATATTTCAAGAGAAAAGAGATCTTAGAACAAATGTTTATCGCAGGTGTTGGTTCTTTGTTTGTTGTCTCCATTGTTTCTGTTTTCACTGGAATGATCCTTGGACTCAACACCGGCCTTGGACTCCGCGACTTTGGAGCAGAAGGCCAGATCGGACTTTTACTTACCATCACACTCACTCGTGAGATGTCTCCTTTTATGACTTCTCTCATCTTGGCCGCTTCTGTTGGTTCGGCAATGGCTGCTGAGATCGGAACGATGAAAGTTTCGGAGGAAATCGATGCTTTGGAAGTGATGTCAATCAGTCCGATTAGATATCTTGTTCTACCAAGAATTGTTGGCTTTTCAATTATGGTTCCTGTCCTATGTGTATATTCCGCCGCATTAGGAATCTTAGGTGGCGGAATTGTAGGACATTTCCAACTGGGAATTGATATGATCAGTTATTTTCAAGATGTTTATTACCGAATATCCTCTGTTCCTGGTTTAAAGGATTTATACGTGGGCCTTCTGAAAGGTTATGTATTTGGTCTTTCGATCTCCACCATATCCTGTAGCCAAGGACTTAGAACCGAAGGTGGAGCCATCGGTGTAGGGCAAACCACAAGAAAGGCAGTGGTCACCTCCTTTCTTATGGTCATTTTTTCTGGTTATGTGCTCACCGCTTTATTTTATAAATGA
- a CDS encoding D-alanine--D-alanine ligase, with protein sequence MIQTKIALLFGGISGEHIISIRSSYFIFNTIDREKYQVCPVYIDQSGKFWIPDGKDPVYPDPSGISEIEFLNEFSSVNGITNPSSGAGLLGHGFQAAFLGLHGGAGEDGRIQGFLDVLEIPHTGSGVLASALAMDKYRANLLFQTIGIPVAPFVDLEKGKSDARKIVLNLPFEFPVFIKPTLGGSSVNTGMAKTPEEAMLLIDKIFVSEDRVLIQKLISGTEVSIGVLEKKEGEKRIPFALVPTEIRPKSEFFDFEAKYTKGGSEEITPAPVGDTITKKLQEYTLKCHEVLGCKGYSRTDFIISDGVPYVLETNTLPGMTGTSLIPQQAKALGIEMKEVFTWLLRLALS encoded by the coding sequence ATGATCCAAACCAAAATCGCACTGCTTTTCGGGGGTATCTCCGGGGAACATATTATCTCCATTCGTTCTTCTTATTTCATTTTCAATACAATTGATCGGGAAAAATACCAAGTTTGTCCGGTTTATATTGACCAATCAGGAAAATTTTGGATACCGGATGGGAAGGATCCAGTGTATCCAGATCCTTCAGGCATATCAGAAATAGAATTTCTGAATGAATTTTCTTCAGTAAACGGGATTACCAATCCATCTTCTGGTGCGGGTTTACTAGGACATGGATTTCAGGCCGCCTTTTTGGGGTTACATGGTGGTGCTGGCGAAGATGGTAGAATCCAAGGATTTTTGGATGTATTAGAAATTCCGCATACTGGATCAGGGGTTTTGGCTTCTGCTCTTGCTATGGATAAATACAGGGCCAATCTTTTATTCCAAACGATCGGAATACCCGTGGCACCTTTTGTGGATTTAGAAAAAGGAAAATCGGATGCTAGGAAAATTGTTTTAAACTTACCTTTTGAATTCCCAGTCTTCATCAAACCAACGCTTGGTGGTTCGAGTGTCAATACGGGAATGGCAAAAACTCCCGAGGAAGCGATGCTTCTCATTGATAAAATTTTTGTTTCGGAAGATAGAGTCCTCATCCAAAAACTAATTTCGGGAACGGAAGTCTCTATTGGAGTTCTTGAAAAAAAGGAAGGAGAAAAAAGAATTCCATTTGCTCTCGTTCCAACTGAGATTCGTCCCAAATCTGAATTTTTTGATTTTGAAGCCAAATATACCAAAGGTGGAAGTGAAGAAATTACCCCAGCACCAGTAGGGGATACGATCACAAAAAAACTACAAGAGTATACTTTGAAATGCCATGAGGTGCTTGGTTGCAAAGGTTACTCACGAACTGATTTTATCATTAGCGATGGAGTGCCTTATGTTTTGGAAACCAATACACTTCCTGGAATGACGGGGACAAGTCTCATCCCCCAACAAGCAAAGGCACTCGGGATTGAGATGAAAGAAGTTTTTACTTGGCTTCTGCGACTTGCTCTTTCTTAG
- a CDS encoding sodium:solute symporter family protein: MNFQAAFIIGYLFITIAIGVYAAKKVKNSKDFILAGRSLPLPISTAALFATWFGSETILGSSVEFAKGGFLAVIQDPFGGALCLFLLGLVFAKYLYRMQILTFGDFYRNRYGKKMEFIAGICLIFSYFGWVAAQFVALGIMVQILFGINQFTAIVIGACLVVFYTYLGGMWSVSLTDFFQSISIIIGLVFVLYELNGVKSIWSSIQEKPDGFFRFFPESNYHAWTLYLSAWMVVGFGSLPQQDIFQRVMSAKSEKVAIRASYLSSFFYLLFALIPLFLGLHAKSLIPNFDLNSETGQLLIPTMISKFSSPWIQVLFFSALISAILSTASGAILAPSSILSENILKYAFKDMNDKKLLLLSRTSVLIIAGISFLLAVGKPSIYALVEDSGGISLVTLFIPMVFGLMSQKADERSALFSLLVGIVTWLILEVYGDDMTSHFYGTIASLIAILIGMYIFPKKEQVAEAK; this comes from the coding sequence ATGAATTTCCAAGCTGCATTTATCATTGGTTACCTTTTTATTACGATTGCGATTGGAGTTTATGCGGCAAAAAAAGTAAAAAATTCCAAAGACTTTATTTTAGCCGGCAGAAGTTTACCCCTTCCCATTTCCACTGCTGCTTTATTTGCCACTTGGTTTGGAAGTGAAACCATTCTTGGTTCATCCGTAGAATTTGCAAAAGGAGGATTTTTAGCAGTCATCCAAGATCCGTTTGGTGGAGCTCTTTGTCTTTTTCTGCTTGGACTCGTTTTTGCAAAGTATCTCTATCGAATGCAAATCCTTACCTTCGGTGACTTCTATCGAAACCGATATGGAAAAAAAATGGAGTTTATCGCTGGGATCTGCCTGATTTTTTCCTATTTCGGTTGGGTCGCAGCGCAATTTGTGGCCCTCGGCATTATGGTACAAATTTTATTTGGGATCAACCAATTCACTGCCATTGTGATTGGAGCCTGTCTTGTTGTTTTTTATACATATTTAGGCGGTATGTGGTCTGTTTCTTTGACCGATTTTTTCCAATCGATCTCGATCATCATAGGTCTAGTTTTTGTCTTATATGAGTTAAATGGTGTAAAATCCATTTGGTCAAGCATCCAAGAAAAACCAGATGGGTTCTTTCGTTTTTTTCCAGAATCCAATTACCATGCTTGGACTTTGTATTTATCTGCTTGGATGGTAGTTGGGTTTGGATCATTACCGCAACAGGATATTTTTCAAAGGGTGATGTCTGCTAAATCCGAAAAAGTGGCCATTCGAGCATCTTACTTATCTTCCTTTTTTTATTTACTCTTCGCACTCATCCCCCTTTTTTTAGGTCTTCATGCCAAAAGTTTAATCCCAAATTTTGATTTAAATTCGGAAACAGGACAACTTCTCATTCCAACTATGATTTCCAAGTTTTCCAGTCCATGGATTCAGGTGTTATTTTTTTCTGCACTCATTTCTGCCATCCTTTCCACTGCATCAGGAGCCATTCTTGCACCTTCTTCTATATTATCTGAGAATATTCTAAAATACGCATTCAAAGATATGAATGATAAAAAGTTACTCCTGCTTTCTAGAACTTCCGTTCTCATCATTGCAGGCATTTCCTTTTTACTTGCCGTGGGAAAACCTTCCATTTATGCTCTTGTGGAAGACTCAGGAGGAATCTCTCTTGTGACTCTGTTTATTCCAATGGTATTTGGACTGATGAGCCAAAAGGCAGATGAAAGATCTGCGCTTTTTTCTTTACTCGTGGGGATTGTTACCTGGCTTATTTTGGAAGTTTATGGTGACGATATGACTAGCCATTTTTATGGAACGATTGCAAGCCTTATCGCCATCCTAATTGGAATGTATATTTTTCCTAAGAAAGAGCAAGTCGCAGAAGCCAAGTAA
- a CDS encoding exodeoxyribonuclease VII small subunit gives MVEKKTISFEEALRELEDIAEKLERGTLSLEESIKAYERGMELKKVCSERLVDAEAKIEFLSKAPSGEIVKASVKKKKDESPSKPVEEDLF, from the coding sequence ATGGTAGAGAAAAAGACAATTAGTTTTGAAGAAGCACTTCGTGAATTAGAAGACATTGCAGAAAAATTAGAACGAGGGACTCTTTCTTTAGAAGAATCCATCAAAGCCTACGAAAGAGGAATGGAACTAAAAAAGGTTTGTTCGGAAAGATTGGTAGATGCAGAGGCAAAAATTGAATTTTTATCGAAGGCTCCCAGTGGTGAAATTGTAAAAGCATCAGTGAAAAAAAAGAAAGATGAAAGTCCTTCGAAACCAGTGGAAGAAGATCTATTTTAA
- the xseA gene encoding exodeoxyribonuclease VII large subunit translates to METVDSSLSVSEVNRLIKAKLQDSPEFKNIWIRGEISNHSQTNSSGHMYFSLKDTASVIKCAFFSFQAKNYKGTPLRNGMEILVYGSVSVYEPGGYYSITVQKIEEIGEGDILLKIEKLKKSLHEKGIFDLNHKRPLPKFPKRLGIVTSPKGAAVEDIIRIATDLNPSIQILVSPCLVQGDGAESSIIEAIREINDPKWEVDVIIAGRGGGSFEDLMAFNQEAVVMAYYNSRIPIISAVGHEIDRVLTDLAADATTPTPTAAAKLAIPNVSDTLIRLDEMEERLKAALNGVVRLGKEKWAGIVGRPVFQNPKTLLEVRSTALDELMTKISLLGKNYLVRKQSEFQKFDTLSQNWKSYLERIQNKFTLAEQRLIHFSPLGTLQRGYSVVRNQDKQVISSIHKIKENENLEVFLSDGKLLVEVKEKI, encoded by the coding sequence ATGGAAACAGTTGATTCATCCCTCAGTGTCAGTGAAGTCAATCGGCTGATCAAAGCCAAACTTCAAGATTCACCTGAATTCAAGAATATTTGGATTCGGGGAGAAATCTCAAACCATTCCCAAACTAATAGTTCGGGGCATATGTATTTCTCTCTGAAAGATACGGCAAGTGTTATCAAGTGTGCCTTCTTTTCCTTCCAAGCCAAAAACTATAAAGGGACTCCCCTTCGCAATGGAATGGAGATTTTAGTTTATGGCTCTGTCTCTGTGTATGAACCTGGTGGTTATTATAGCATAACCGTTCAAAAGATTGAAGAAATTGGTGAAGGAGACATCCTTTTAAAAATTGAGAAACTGAAAAAGAGCCTACATGAAAAGGGAATTTTTGATTTGAACCACAAACGCCCTCTTCCAAAATTTCCGAAACGTCTCGGCATTGTCACTTCTCCTAAGGGTGCAGCCGTTGAAGACATCATTCGGATTGCCACAGACCTCAATCCTTCCATTCAAATTTTAGTTTCACCATGCCTTGTCCAAGGGGATGGTGCTGAGAGTTCAATCATAGAAGCCATCAGAGAAATCAATGATCCGAAATGGGAAGTGGATGTGATCATTGCGGGTCGGGGCGGTGGGTCATTTGAAGATCTAATGGCATTTAACCAAGAAGCAGTGGTTATGGCATATTACAATTCTCGAATACCGATTATCTCCGCAGTGGGTCATGAAATAGACCGAGTACTCACAGACCTAGCAGCCGATGCCACAACGCCTACTCCAACCGCTGCCGCAAAACTTGCCATCCCCAATGTATCGGATACCCTTATCCGTTTGGATGAAATGGAAGAGAGACTTAAAGCAGCACTGAACGGTGTCGTACGTCTGGGAAAGGAAAAATGGGCCGGAATTGTTGGAAGGCCTGTATTTCAAAATCCTAAAACTCTCTTAGAGGTAAGATCCACAGCTCTCGACGAACTGATGACAAAGATCTCTCTCCTAGGAAAAAACTATTTGGTACGCAAACAAAGTGAATTCCAAAAGTTTGATACCTTATCGCAGAACTGGAAATCTTATTTAGAACGAATTCAAAATAAATTTACGCTCGCAGAACAACGATTAATTCATTTTTCTCCTCTTGGAACTTTACAAAGGGGATATTCTGTGGTTCGAAACCAAGACAAACAAGTTATTTCCTCCATTCATAAAATCAAAGAAAATGAAAATTTGGAAGTTTTTCTTTCTGATGGAAAACTTCTCGTAGAAGTAAAAGAAAAAATATAG
- a CDS encoding AI-2E family transporter: MNWIKNKNETIVYLLLGAIFLGTCLTLFFVFKPFLWASFLALLFYLTTRKTHKKLKNLLGVKFHGLSPYIMVILMLAGVFIPSYLILSTLIRESLNLVSYIRNQLTEESIVALLLNSPMLTDFFTENEFFWIKLPLMYREYVGQHMDILNLDSIYSLLKNSSGFLLGSFEVPGAIIFNAFFTFILLFFLYKEGSRMEHGLFVLLPFPTEIEERLGRRIEEAIRTVMMGNLFISLLQGALIYVLLLFTSVSNKFLLSSIATIFSLIPVVGTSVVWLPIGLYIGLVQENWTGSILFMIAGGASYLILENLVKPKILDKKLKTHPFLIFLSLIGGLQEFGVAGIIIGPMALTLVIILWDFWKIFRETRFQTT; encoded by the coding sequence ATGAATTGGATTAAAAATAAAAACGAAACGATCGTATACCTACTACTCGGTGCGATTTTTTTAGGAACCTGTCTTACTTTATTCTTTGTTTTCAAGCCCTTCCTTTGGGCGAGTTTCCTTGCTTTACTATTTTACCTCACCACAAGGAAAACTCATAAAAAACTAAAGAATCTTTTAGGTGTCAAGTTTCATGGATTATCACCCTATATCATGGTCATTCTGATGCTTGCGGGAGTATTTATCCCGTCCTATCTCATTCTATCTACTTTGATAAGAGAATCATTAAACTTAGTTAGCTATATTAGAAACCAACTCACCGAAGAATCTATTGTGGCATTATTACTCAACAGTCCAATGTTGACAGATTTTTTTACTGAAAATGAATTCTTTTGGATCAAACTTCCGCTGATGTACCGAGAATACGTCGGCCAACATATGGATATTCTTAATTTAGATTCCATTTATAGTTTATTAAAAAACTCATCAGGTTTTTTACTTGGTTCATTTGAAGTTCCTGGTGCCATCATCTTCAATGCATTTTTTACGTTTATTTTACTTTTCTTTTTATATAAAGAGGGAAGCCGGATGGAACACGGGCTTTTTGTTTTGTTACCATTCCCAACAGAAATAGAAGAGAGATTAGGAAGGAGAATTGAGGAAGCCATTCGTACGGTAATGATGGGAAACCTTTTTATTTCCTTATTACAAGGGGCCCTTATCTATGTTTTGTTACTTTTTACTTCGGTTTCGAATAAGTTTTTACTTTCTAGCATTGCTACAATTTTTTCATTAATCCCTGTGGTGGGAACATCTGTTGTATGGTTACCGATTGGACTTTATATAGGTCTAGTCCAAGAAAATTGGACCGGTAGTATTCTTTTTATGATAGCAGGTGGGGCAAGTTATTTGATTCTAGAAAACTTAGTAAAACCAAAAATTTTAGACAAAAAACTAAAAACTCATCCATTTTTAATTTTTCTCTCTCTTATTGGCGGATTACAAGAGTTTGGTGTTGCAGGGATCATCATTGGACCTATGGCTTTAACCCTTGTCATCATCTTATGGGACTTTTGGAAAATCTTTAGAGAAACTCGTTTTCAGACTACTTAA
- a CDS encoding DedA family protein: MNQILALPPAVLWAFFCFSNFLENIFPPWPGDTVTVFSGFLSSSPGASLSLSSIIWATYLGNLLGALAMYFFGERILEFLKRSKFPFLSAVYQEENLHKTLVWFRRHEVIVVLLSRFSAGIRFFVSIVAGMSKMNVIKFVLLYSLAISIWCGLLLSGGSMLGSNWNQIVVMLSYYNQTIGILVICLFLYFLYQIRKKRNTKLT; encoded by the coding sequence TTGAATCAGATCCTTGCATTGCCCCCTGCTGTACTTTGGGCCTTTTTTTGTTTTTCTAACTTTCTCGAAAATATTTTCCCTCCTTGGCCTGGAGATACGGTCACAGTCTTTTCTGGGTTTTTATCATCGAGTCCAGGTGCTTCTCTTTCCTTATCTTCGATCATCTGGGCAACCTACCTGGGAAACCTTCTTGGGGCTCTGGCCATGTATTTTTTTGGGGAAAGGATCTTAGAATTTCTAAAACGATCCAAGTTTCCTTTTTTGTCCGCAGTTTACCAAGAAGAGAATTTGCATAAGACTCTGGTTTGGTTCCGAAGGCACGAAGTGATTGTGGTCCTTTTATCTCGGTTTTCGGCAGGGATTCGGTTTTTTGTCTCCATTGTTGCGGGTATGTCCAAAATGAACGTCATTAAATTTGTCCTTTTATACTCCTTGGCGATCTCGATTTGGTGTGGGCTTCTACTTTCAGGAGGTTCCATGTTAGGATCCAATTGGAACCAAATCGTTGTTATGTTATCATACTACAATCAAACCATCGGAATTCTTGTGATTTGTTTATTTTTATACTTTCTATACCAAATTAGGAAGAAAAGAAATACAAAGTTGACATGA
- a CDS encoding PP2C family protein-serine/threonine phosphatase, which translates to MNSWGNIAFDFYTFGSLVGVIFTFYNAQFFLTVKEKSEATYRLGMGTLWLGLFHFGYMINFSFMGPASAYMRWFVIIGAMAGASYLTSFFLSYPEVYFPRLKKYLFWFMNLIVVTVTGYFVYISLTAGRLFFFSGHYWDFPVPVFYKTYALIVLIFFVTFSLVGILQIFKMPKESRFATASILIAFILVTIIPGIMNAQSRDGAIGRGIYQTITDLVLVVGLFVANVVYINNTKDKTTIISRIIGISLASFLLVLQLVAYSVIQQSESNYDMLHTARAKNYIAGLETDQVPSFHFTYDINEKEFVRKNGIEETSVDPEGYQSEYWNSWALETILSYKQSSDWKEKTNRLFLKLPESSKGYAAEIKRLLTVDQVASPELLIQELESEKRKILYTRNKLREIPVKNFSEGAESLVRKKDGPLSGFYGAARAVLATDIPEDKKSEVLDQMFSPMPNHGDRNYRGRVKFSENNPQYSFYVSYLVVDKEKGLIHEVGYPYLDYREFQEEVTLPWIIGVLSLAFLVIFGYRLFFLIALLRPIEQIIEGLTEVNSGNLEYRLTVHVEDDIGFMARSFNRMVRSIQAARKKLQQYADQLELKVQERTKELENSLKEVQSLKHQQDGDYFLTSLLLQPFHANHANHDNVQVDFLLEQKKKFTFRQYEKEIGGDLNIANQIFLNNRSYTVFLNADAMGKSMQGAGGALVLGSVFESIITRTQLLSEARNTYPERWIKNTFLELHKIFEGFDGSMLVSLVLGLIDNETGLLYFINAEHPWMVLYRDGIASFIENELMFRKLGTSGVQGNLYIKTFQLEAGDVLLAGSDGRDDLLISHTEDGKRVINEDERLFLRVVESGKGDLDRIYEELRKYGSLTDDLSLLRVSFIEEKERFKIEKERLKEIQSLLHKAKEASESSDLQEAVSYLEKANSLEENIPEIKKKFIQLYLKLKDYGNAKKMAKDYSLLKPMDTEIMYITAFCARKVADIKTAIDFGERVRLRDPNHVKNLINLGQTYLADKNFSRAENILSSALELDPENPSLQRLLDHIRKKQNKQDAVN; encoded by the coding sequence ATGAACTCTTGGGGAAATATAGCGTTTGATTTTTATACATTCGGCTCTCTTGTCGGTGTTATTTTTACATTTTACAATGCACAATTTTTTTTGACGGTAAAAGAAAAATCAGAGGCCACCTACCGATTGGGAATGGGAACTCTGTGGCTTGGTTTATTCCATTTTGGTTATATGATTAACTTTTCCTTTATGGGACCAGCCTCCGCATATATGCGTTGGTTTGTCATCATCGGGGCCATGGCAGGAGCTTCCTATTTAACGAGCTTCTTTTTAAGTTACCCAGAAGTATATTTTCCCCGATTAAAAAAATACCTTTTTTGGTTCATGAACTTAATTGTTGTTACTGTCACAGGATATTTTGTTTATATTAGTTTAACAGCCGGTAGGTTGTTTTTCTTTAGTGGTCATTATTGGGATTTTCCTGTTCCGGTTTTTTACAAAACCTATGCACTCATAGTTTTGATTTTTTTTGTGACCTTTTCCCTAGTTGGAATCTTGCAGATATTCAAAATGCCAAAAGAGTCGAGGTTTGCAACAGCTAGCATTCTCATTGCCTTTATCCTTGTGACGATCATTCCAGGAATTATGAATGCACAATCGAGAGATGGTGCTATCGGTAGAGGTATCTATCAAACGATTACAGACCTTGTTCTTGTTGTTGGGCTTTTTGTGGCGAATGTTGTTTATATCAATAATACAAAAGACAAAACTACGATCATTTCTCGGATCATTGGAATATCTCTCGCTTCCTTTTTGCTTGTTCTCCAGCTCGTTGCCTATTCTGTCATCCAGCAGTCTGAATCAAATTATGATATGTTACATACGGCGAGAGCAAAAAATTATATTGCAGGACTCGAAACAGACCAAGTTCCAAGTTTCCATTTTACCTATGATATTAACGAGAAAGAGTTTGTCCGTAAAAACGGAATTGAAGAAACATCTGTGGATCCAGAAGGTTACCAATCCGAATATTGGAATTCCTGGGCTTTGGAAACCATCCTTTCCTACAAACAAAGTTCCGATTGGAAAGAAAAAACAAATCGTCTGTTTTTGAAGTTACCAGAGTCTAGCAAAGGTTATGCGGCTGAGATCAAGCGACTTTTGACAGTGGATCAAGTGGCTAGCCCGGAACTTCTAATCCAAGAACTGGAATCTGAAAAACGTAAAATCCTCTATACGAGAAATAAATTAAGAGAAATCCCCGTGAAAAATTTTTCCGAAGGGGCAGAGTCATTGGTTAGAAAAAAAGATGGACCCCTTTCTGGTTTTTATGGAGCTGCGCGTGCAGTTCTTGCGACGGACATTCCTGAAGACAAAAAGTCCGAAGTCCTCGATCAAATGTTTTCCCCTATGCCAAACCATGGAGATAGAAATTACAGAGGTCGCGTTAAATTTTCCGAAAACAATCCTCAATATTCGTTTTACGTAAGTTATTTGGTAGTAGATAAAGAAAAAGGCCTAATCCATGAAGTGGGTTATCCTTATTTGGATTACCGGGAATTCCAAGAAGAAGTCACACTTCCTTGGATCATCGGTGTTTTGTCTCTGGCTTTCCTTGTGATTTTTGGATATCGTTTATTCTTCTTAATTGCTCTTCTTCGTCCGATTGAACAAATTATCGAAGGTTTAACCGAAGTAAATTCAGGAAATTTAGAATATCGCCTTACCGTACACGTGGAAGATGATATTGGATTTATGGCGAGGTCCTTCAATCGAATGGTTCGTTCCATCCAAGCTGCCAGAAAAAAACTGCAACAGTATGCGGACCAATTAGAATTAAAAGTTCAAGAGAGAACCAAGGAATTGGAAAATTCTTTAAAAGAAGTGCAATCTCTTAAACACCAACAAGACGGGGATTATTTTTTAACATCTCTTCTTTTGCAACCCTTCCATGCCAATCATGCCAATCACGACAATGTACAAGTGGACTTTCTCTTGGAACAAAAGAAAAAATTTACCTTTCGTCAGTATGAAAAAGAAATTGGTGGGGATTTGAATATTGCCAATCAGATTTTTTTAAACAATCGTTCTTATACAGTGTTTTTAAATGCAGACGCAATGGGTAAATCCATGCAAGGTGCTGGAGGAGCGCTTGTCCTTGGTTCTGTTTTTGAATCGATCATCACTCGCACTCAGCTTTTAAGTGAAGCTCGAAATACATATCCTGAACGTTGGATCAAAAACACCTTTTTAGAACTTCATAAAATCTTTGAAGGTTTTGATGGTTCGATGCTTGTTTCATTAGTGCTTGGGCTCATTGATAATGAAACAGGTCTTTTGTATTTTATTAATGCAGAGCACCCTTGGATGGTTTTGTATCGAGACGGAATTGCAAGTTTTATCGAAAACGAACTTATGTTTCGTAAACTTGGAACTTCAGGAGTACAAGGAAATTTATATATCAAAACATTTCAACTGGAAGCAGGAGATGTTCTACTGGCTGGATCGGATGGAAGAGATGATTTGCTCATTTCACATACCGAAGACGGAAAACGAGTCATCAATGAAGACGAAAGACTTTTTCTTAGAGTTGTGGAATCGGGAAAAGGAGATTTGGATCGGATTTATGAAGAACTGCGTAAGTACGGAAGCCTTACGGACGACTTATCACTTTTAAGAGTTTCTTTTATCGAAGAAAAAGAACGTTTCAAAATCGAGAAAGAAAGGCTAAAGGAAATTCAATCGCTTTTACACAAAGCAAAAGAGGCGAGTGAATCTTCAGATCTGCAAGAGGCAGTCTCGTATTTAGAAAAAGCAAATTCTTTGGAGGAAAACATTCCCGAGATCAAAAAGAAATTCATCCAACTTTATTTAAAACTCAAAGACTATGGAAATGCCAAAAAAATGGCCAAAGACTATAGTCTGCTAAAACCAATGGATACGGAGATAATGTACATCACGGCTTTTTGTGCCCGTAAGGTAGCCGATATCAAAACAGCAATTGATTTTGGAGAAAGGGTTCGCCTTCGTGATCCCAATCATGTCAAAAATTTGATCAACCTGGGGCAGACTTACTTGGCAGATAAGAACTTTTCTCGTGCAGAAAATATTTTAAGTTCTGCTTTGGAATTGGATCCTGAAAATCCAAGTTTACAAAGGCTTCTTGACCATATTCGGAAAAAACAAAACAAACAAGATGCGGTCAATTAG
- a CDS encoding GNAT family N-acetyltransferase produces the protein MSESFEIKISQSFRDFTREEWNLLVPPDSVFQEYEFLSGLENAGCIGNGDWNPIIVFARRNEVLLGVLPAYLRNDSYGEYIFDFQWANAFHRAGIPYYPKLTVAVPFTPVTGNRILFSAVLNDTERNSLGSLLLQRLLEFGKEKETSSVHILFCKENEQMLGIQNSFAPRLSHQYHWFNKGFANFDDFLSTLVKDRRKTIRQERRKISESGLIIQTLTGDQITEDHAHIFFTFYQDTHSKKWGQAYLNRKFFLEMHRNFRHRLVLVLATDPSGKPVGGSWNVFRDGFLFGRYWGALEHIPNLHFECCYYRLIDFAIEHKMERVEAGAQGEHKFLRGYEAVPMYSLHHIYNEQGRAAIESYLEREIVMERENISAYNSQSPIKSLREGT, from the coding sequence TTGAGTGAATCGTTTGAGATAAAAATTTCCCAAAGTTTTCGGGACTTTACGCGAGAAGAGTGGAATCTTCTTGTACCACCAGATTCCGTTTTTCAAGAATATGAATTTCTATCTGGGTTAGAAAATGCCGGTTGTATTGGGAATGGAGATTGGAACCCGATAATTGTTTTCGCAAGAAGAAATGAGGTTTTGTTGGGAGTTCTTCCTGCCTACCTTCGGAATGATTCCTATGGCGAATATATTTTTGATTTCCAGTGGGCCAATGCTTTTCACCGAGCAGGAATTCCCTATTATCCAAAATTGACGGTAGCCGTTCCTTTCACACCAGTGACAGGGAATCGAATTTTATTTTCCGCAGTTCTAAACGACACTGAAAGAAATTCTTTAGGTTCTCTTCTTTTGCAAAGGCTTTTGGAATTTGGAAAGGAAAAAGAAACATCTTCTGTTCATATTTTGTTTTGTAAAGAAAATGAACAAATGTTAGGAATTCAAAATTCCTTTGCGCCAAGACTTTCTCACCAATACCACTGGTTTAATAAAGGTTTTGCGAATTTTGATGATTTTTTATCCACTCTTGTAAAAGACCGTAGAAAAACCATCCGCCAAGAACGAAGGAAAATTTCTGAATCGGGTCTTATCATCCAAACCCTTACCGGTGACCAGATTACCGAGGACCATGCTCATATATTTTTTACGTTTTATCAAGACACACATTCTAAAAAATGGGGTCAGGCATATTTAAACCGAAAGTTCTTTTTGGAAATGCATCGAAACTTTCGGCATCGTTTAGTTCTTGTTTTGGCAACGGATCCGTCTGGGAAACCAGTGGGTGGAAGTTGGAATGTTTTTCGAGACGGGTTTTTATTCGGAAGGTATTGGGGAGCTTTGGAGCATATTCCCAATTTACATTTTGAGTGTTGTTATTACCGATTGATTGATTTTGCAATTGAACATAAAATGGAACGAGTGGAGGCCGGTGCTCAAGGGGAACATAAATTTCTCAGAGGTTATGAAGCGGTCCCTATGTATAGTTTACATCATATTTACAATGAACAGGGCAGAGCGGCCATCGAATCCTATTTGGAACGAGAGATTGTGATGGAGCGGGAAAATATTTCCGCTTATAATTCTCAATCTCCCATTAAATCGCTTCGGGAGGGAACCTAA